TTGCGCGGTCCACGGTGAAGGTTCTGCAGCAgcactacctttttgtgcggtccgcggaaaagagattcagagagttggcaAAAATGGGTTTCAGGTAACGCGGCCGCAGTACACATTTCACGGTCCGTGGTGAAGGTTCCGCGGCCGCGCtatctttttgtgcggtccgcggaagagagATTTAGAGAGAGGgaaatgccaaagttcaagccatGCGATCCGTGGTCATGATTGTGTGGACCGCGCCAGTTGCCTCTGCGGCCGCGATCTattctatgcggtccgcgaaGCCGAAGTTTAGtgagcccagaattgaagtccaagagcctagtgcggccgcggtccattttatgcggcccgcactgaccccacaggggtatttttgtccagtttttccagcctagtataaatagaacattttatcatttttaggtAATCAGCTATTTTCTGAAcagagttgcgctcgtgagaagaccatctatagccattttgggcatttttacttagtttttatcattgaatctttgtatttactttagcttttaattaatatgtcttgttcttcatctatttctctattttcttcttcaagcatgagtagctaaacccattagctagggttgtggctcaaccctagtgtgggtaattgatgggtgttgccatctattgttagattgactatgggtgtttgttatttgggtcaattttatggtctaatctatgaattggtggttgcaaatactggtttgtgctaagttgacttggctctttttgagaaagagagcctaagtctccaaaattggcccaacaaggaattgagatggactcaagagaattgatagtcctaattaaagggttaaacctcgagagagtaattacccaacttgaaccctagttgcttgagctaatttgcctacctatttggtctcgagagagtcacttggacaaaatcactctctctatcgagaggtgtgagagtgggtaaaattctgcaatggttatagcataagccccaattatatcaatcgaaccttagtaacatctaccctcaattagccacctaggtaatgtcacgaccctagtgcccttcttcccattagatacaacttagcaattatctcgtagcataatctagtttcaattaatagtttgataatagtagtttataatcaaaaacccaaaaatgtatggaagtgacatttggaacaattacacaactatagtctagatagatactcgactccattcctagctccctgtgaaaatcgatcccgaccctcatattgGGTAAAAgttattgcgaccctctcttcttACTTTTTTAGTAatggggaggaggtagatgatcttgagcaagatgaggagcctcttgcacctcaaggtcaacgaAGAGCccggaatgccaatgctaatcatAATGACAATATTCCAAACCCTTCCCCagttcctccaagagtggctccaagagtattaccgaaccagggctacgcaagtgctattgtcccaccccgaattcgGGAGGGAAACTTTTAGATAACCATTGTGATGTTGAACTTACTTGAGCAGcatgggtacttcacgggcgctacaaatcaaaatgcctacaaatatctcaaggggttcgtagatacatgctgggggagcaaacgGACGAATGTGttcgaggatgcgttgagattgagacttttcccgttctcacttcggggaaaggcattggattagctcgagagactccccaaccattccatcacaattTGGGATGAGTTGACGGATacgtttattgccaaattcttctctcctagtcatatggcggcacttcgagatgaaatattagccttaaagcaagagccaacggaacctttgcatgacatttgggagcggtatagaacgatggtgaaggaatgtccaaataatgatatgaccgaggccatgatccaacaaaccttctaccggggcataaatactacaaatcaatgcattgttaaccaattggccggggaaatttatgaagctttcttatgaggaggcatgtgatgtacttgatgaaatggcgtacacttcttcagcatggcagagtagagaAAATGTGCCTCAAagtgaccctacggttatccatttgcacaaggaattacatgatcacgggaaagcgatagctgagcttactactacgatgaatcaattggctaagacacagttgcaacaagttcagaatccttgctaagtgaatgccatggagggtgttagtatgcttgtcaacaagagaaggcaaatgaggcaacaaaatcaaagaaattcTGAgtaatttgttgatgaatatgatgggtgttaaaatgatggttatgatgaccaaagtgaggaggtacaatatgtcaacaactatcaaggcaataaaggcaactcttcaaaccaacaatggcaacCCTAAgcaaattggggcaatcaacaacaaggtggtggtaattggaacaacaacaatcaaaacaacaattggggtaatcaaaacaacaaccaaggcaattggaatggaaataacaacaattggggcaacaatAACTATCAAGGCGGTTGGAACAACAatgggaaccaaggcaaccgggggcaaggctttcaaaggcccctaatgtaccaacaaccaaacaatccacaccctttcccttctcaaggtcctagttcttctggtaatgatatgagcagaattgaaatgatgtttgagaagatgatgaagaagaatgcggattccGATGCACAATtggcttctcacaacacctctatccgaaacttggaggtgcaattagacCAAATCTCTCaatcattgaatactcgcccgaagggtgctctaccaagtgatacggtagtgaacccaaagggtgggaacaatcatgttatggcggtcacaacaagaagtgggagaggcggtgatatgaatgcctctaagcaaaagcaagtcatggatgattatgttgagttgcaagaggacgaagtccctttggtagttgaagatgtggttgatgaaaatgtgaacaatgaagtgggGATTGATATTGAAGAAGTCGAGGTtgaaacccaaaatgatgtgaacccatctagggacaCATAATTGACAtaccggagccggttgtgccaaaagccaacgCTCCTCTGCCatggccacctccaccttatcctcaaatgCTCGCGAatcagaagaatgataatcagtttaaaaagttcattgacatgatgaaaaacttatctattaatgtgcctctggtggaggcacttgaacaaatgtcgggttatgcaaaattcatgaaagacttggttacaaagaaacgttctatggattgtgaaactataaagatgactcaccaagttagtgctatataatggccccgaagcttgaagatcctggtgctttcaccattccttgcaccattgggagtgcggattttgccaaagctctttgtgacttgggagctagtatcaatttgatgccctactcggttttcaaaactttaggtatcgggcaacctaggccaacttcaatgagacttcaaatgaaGGATCAATCGATGAAGCGACTTTGGGCATTATtaatgatgtgcttgtccgggtggacaaattcatattgccggccgactttgtgattttggattgtgaggtggactatgaggttcctattatcttggtcagacctttccttgcaacggggaaggcattgaTGTTGAAGcaggtgagctcactttccgagtgggagataaAAAAGTCGTTTTCcacgtttgcaaatctatgaagaaacccaatagcaccgaggtatgctcatttgtagaccttgtcacaactgtgattgtggatgataccagtgctatgatcaacgtgaAGGATCCTCTTGAAGTAGTGCTCTtaaacatggatgtcaatgatgatgctagtagagtgaaAAGTGTCAATgccctacatgggatgggctcttattcttatgagtcGAGGAatctatctttggatcttgaaaatcggaaaactccaccaacaaagccatcaattgaggagccaccggtgttggagttgaagccacttcctccacacctcaggtatgaattattgggttcaaattctactttatcagttattctttcttcttgccatACTAACATGTAGGTTGAGGCCACCTTGGAGGTTCTCCAAAAGCAGAAAAAGGCAATCAGATGGACTCTAgatgatattcggggaataagcccctcattttgcatgcacaaaatcatcttggaggaggatgcaaagccttccttggagaatcaaagaagactaaatgaggcgatgcaagaggtggtgaagaaagaggttatcaagtagCTAGATGCaggggtggtttatcctatttctgacaatTCGTGGACCTAtctggtgcaatgtgtgccgaagaagggtggtatgaccatggtgaccaatgacaacaatgagctcattcccactagaacggtcaacgggtggagagtttgtatggattaccataagctgaacaaggtgactagaaaagatcatttcccattgccattcctttaCCAAATGCTAGATCATCTTGCGGGGCATGCTTTCTATTgatttttggatggttactcggggtacaatcaaattttaattgccccggaggaccaagagaagacaacttttacatgtccctatggcacatttgctttctctcgaatgccgttcggattgtgtaatgctccggcgaccttccaacattGCATGATGACTATTTTCACCGACTtggtggaagatatcttggaggttttcatggatgatttcaccgtggttggagattcttttgatgagtgtcTGAAAAATTTGGATAGATTATTGGCCTGGtatgaagacaccaaccttgttcttaattgggaaaaatgtcatttcatggtagaagagggtatagtgttgggtcacaaaatctcgaagcggggaattgaagttgacaaagccaagatagaggtgatttcaaggcttcctccccctatttctgtcaaaggggtgaggaattttcttgggcacgcgggtttttaccggaggttcataaaagatttttccaaagtggtacaccctttgtgcaagttgctagagaaagatgtaAAGTttttgttcgatgagagttgtatgcaagcattggagcttctcaagctcaagttgacttctacccccatcattaccgcactaAATTGGAGCtttcctttcgagctcatgtgcgatgctagtgacgttgcggttggggctgttttgggccaaaggatcaacatgatgtttcatccggtgtactacgcaagcaagaccatgaatgaggctcaaaggaactatacagtcaccaagaaagagttgttggctattgtgtttgctatggaaaagtttcgaccttatcttatgggggccaaagttatagtgcacactgatcatgccgcccttaggtacttgatgacaaagaaagactccaaggaaagattgatgagatgggtgctactgctccaagagtttgatctagaaattgtggaccgaaaaggtagtgagaatcaagtggcggaccacttgtcccgtttagaggaggaggggaggccttgtgatggccttgagataaatgattcatttcccaacgaacaaatccttgcggtgtcaatgaatgatatgccatggtttgctgatgttgccaattaccttgtgaccggaataatcccgtataagctctcttctaaccaaaggaaaaagctcaagcGAGATAGCTTGGATTTTTATTgtgatgagccatacttgttcaagatttgcacggatggtgtgattcgtagatgtgtcccggaggaagaacaattgagtatcttagaggcttgccattcttcaccctatggtggccatcatggtggggtgaggaccgcctcgaaagttcttagttgtggattctattggcccaccttgttcaaagatacgggcgatttggtgaagaggtgtgatgagtgccaaagagagggtggaatttcaaaaagggatgagatgccgcTCAATATGATTctagaagtggatatctttgatgtttggggcatcgatttcatgggtccatttgttagctcttgtgggaacacttacattctcgtggcggttgattatgtcttgaaatgggttgaagccatggctttgcTTAATAATAAAGCCCGGAGTGTTatggcatttcttaaaaagagcatcttcacaaggtttggcactcttCGTGCGATTATCAGTGATGggaggtctcacttttgcaacaaggctttcggcacgttgctttccaagtacggtgtcaatcataaggtttctaccccttatcaccctcaagctagtggtcaagtggaggtatacaacagagaaattaaaagtatcttgtcaaagatgatcaatgcaaataggaccaatTGGTCGAAAacgttggatgacgctctatgagcttatcggacggcttacaaaactccaatTGGGATGTCtatgtatcggttggtgtttggaaaagcttgtcatcttccggttgagttagagcacaaggccatgtgggctttgaggaagttgaatttggaatgggatgttgctgcaaatcttcgtgttgaacaactcaatgagatcgatgagtttagattccatgcctactcaagttcatccttgtacaaggacaaaatgaattaccttcacgacaaatatgctcggggtaaggagttcaacgttggagatatggttctcttgttcaattcctggTTACGTCTATTtctgggtaagctcaagtcaaagtggagtgggccatttgaagttgtttttGTGACctcatttggtgctcttgatctaaggaacaaaaatggtgaagttttcagagttaatgggcaccaggtcaagcattatcttgggaaatttgatgacagccacgtggtggcacttcttcatctaaagtgatgtgcggGTAACATGTGTCGtgtcgcgacattaaatcaggcgtttcttaggaggcaacccatgtctttttcttcttgttttctttgattttctttgtagtgtaggattgatttttgagctaattggttatgagatgttgcagggattgtgttgatacagtgcaaaacattttgaaaaaattgaacagtctctgaagttgctagtgcggccgcattgcactttgtgcggtccgcactggtgaaggaCAAGTGAGTtactctgaagtttgccaccgcggccgcattccacttagtgcggaccgcggtggacctccgcggccgctgtctattttgtgcggactgcggaGGTTGCCTTCTCAGACTTCTTCTGAACAAACCCAACGCGGTCCGCGGTCCGTTTTGTGCGACCGCGCTGGTGGGTAAGACTGGGTCCCAcatgtttttctataaatagaccacaGGGGTCACCGGTTACCCTTTTCGAAAAATTGAAACCTAAAAGTTACTGTTCATCTTCCCTATTGTCTGTGATTCTTGTTTAGAGTGATTATTTGCATTTTGTATCCATATCTGGTAACATTTCAACCATTTCTTTGTGCTTAATTAtataatttcatttttgtttcactGCCATTAGCCTGTAACTTCTTCTTCCCGTATGTCTCTATTTGTATGCGTAGGTTAGCTTAGGTTGTGTGCCTGAGATGTATAATGAACTGGGTAAACTGAGTAGGGACCCTAACTAGGTTTGAATTGAACTAAAATGCAAGACCAAGAACCCTAACTTAGTTCCTTGACCAAGCACCCACCgtggaccgcggtcatttttgtgcggtccgggTGCTGTGATGCGGTCCGCAGTAACACTTTGTACGGACCGCGGTTAGGATTTTTTAGGAATTGACCTCTtgcccagcgcggccgcattgcactttgtgcggtccgcactgacccaCCGCGGCCGCTTTACCAGTTTGTGCAGGCCGCGATGTAGAGATTCAGAGAAGTGGTTTTCTAGACCCTGCCCCAACACGGACCGCGAtggcttttgtgcggtccgcggtgcccccagTGCGGCCACACTCCTCTTTGTGCAGGCCGCGGTGCACTGTGTCTGCAACATTTTCTGCAACTTTTGGCTTCTGTTCTACAATTCATTTTCCACAACTATTCACTattgtgctgatactaacaaagctagatgtttgtgcttgcagacaatggttaaaaaatgaggcaaaggctcgaaacaactCGGCCGAGGTGATTCCTCCTGGGGAGGGAAGCAAAggttggtaaaactcactccccaggctagaaaaaacatcaaagacATGAAGAAGGCCATAAAAgcggctgacagagccattgacaactcgggaagtgagtacgagccctcccgggagatctcttcggaTTCAGTCCCACTATACATCTCGTATCCAGAGAaggccatacatagagacactcctccctcttCCCCTGATGCTcaagcttcaatcaacatttcttctgggttgTCTGAGGGC
This sequence is a window from Nicotiana sylvestris chromosome 3, ASM39365v2, whole genome shotgun sequence. Protein-coding genes within it:
- the LOC138887277 gene encoding uncharacterized protein: MPLNMILEVDIFDVWGIDFMGPFVSSCGNTYILVAVDYVLKWVEAMALLNNKARSVMAFLKKSIFTRFGTLRAIISDGRSHFCNKAFGTLLSKYGVNHKLKSKWSGPFEVVFVTSFGALDLRNKNGEVFRVNGHQVKHYLGKFDDSHVVALLHLK